In Leptotrichia sp. oral taxon 215 str. W9775, one genomic interval encodes:
- a CDS encoding glycosyltransferase family 2 protein — protein MYDFTACIVTYNTNLEDLSQIISCFQKTKLKFKLWISDNSEEDTLRSFINNFSDDRIEYIFNNSNNGFGSGHNVVLKKLMDNNFKEKAEFHIILNADITFEENTIEKMVDYMRKNPEIGQIGPKIYESSGEVNKSCRLLPTPLNLIFRRFFPIKSIVDKMDYNYEMRWCDYNSIMEVPILSGCLMFIRTDILKNVGMFDTRYFMYMEDYDLCRRIGQKYKVIFYPEVEIIHEHGKASYKTRKMMMAHINSAIKYFNKWGWFFDNERKTRNKECIKKYKK, from the coding sequence ATGTATGATTTTACAGCTTGTATAGTAACTTATAATACTAATCTGGAAGATTTGTCTCAGATTATAAGTTGCTTTCAAAAAACAAAATTAAAATTTAAACTATGGATATCAGATAATTCTGAAGAAGATACGCTGAGAAGTTTTATAAATAATTTTTCGGATGATAGAATAGAATATATCTTTAATAATTCAAATAATGGATTTGGATCAGGTCATAATGTCGTGTTAAAAAAATTAATGGATAATAACTTCAAAGAAAAAGCAGAATTTCATATAATATTGAACGCTGATATAACTTTTGAGGAAAATACCATTGAGAAAATGGTTGATTACATGAGAAAAAATCCTGAAATTGGGCAGATAGGACCGAAAATATATGAATCCAGTGGAGAGGTTAACAAATCCTGTAGGTTATTACCTACACCATTAAATTTAATATTCAGAAGATTTTTTCCAATAAAATCTATTGTAGATAAAATGGATTATAATTATGAGATGAGATGGTGTGATTATAACTCAATAATGGAAGTTCCAATTCTATCTGGATGTCTTATGTTTATAAGAACAGATATTTTGAAAAATGTTGGAATGTTTGATACTAGGTATTTCATGTATATGGAAGATTATGACTTATGTAGAAGAATTGGACAAAAATATAAAGTGATATTTTATCCTGAAGTAGAGATAATTCATGAACATGGAAAAGCATCCTATAAAACAAGAAAAATGATGATGGCACATATAAACTCAGCTATAAAATATTTTAATAAATGGGGATGGTTTTTTGATAATGAAAGAAAAACAAGAAATAAGGAATGTATAAAAAAATATAAAAAATAA
- a CDS encoding low molecular weight protein-tyrosine-phosphatase — MVQVLFVCLGNICRSPMAEAVFRKMVDTEGLNQQIYIDSAATSSWEHGNPVHRGTRERLAREGISTVGMYSRILNDDDLSADYIIGMDESNIINIEKFLRNRHSGRVNRLLEYAGEDRDILDPWYTDDFDTTYNDVVKGCKALLEFIKKYDFSM; from the coding sequence ATGGTACAGGTATTATTTGTCTGTCTTGGAAACATATGCCGTTCACCAATGGCTGAAGCTGTTTTCAGAAAAATGGTCGATACTGAAGGATTAAATCAGCAGATTTATATTGATTCAGCCGCCACAAGTTCCTGGGAACACGGAAATCCTGTCCACAGAGGTACAAGGGAACGTCTTGCAAGGGAAGGGATAAGCACTGTTGGAATGTATTCCCGTATTTTAAATGATGATGACCTGTCAGCAGACTATATTATAGGAATGGATGAAAGCAATATTATAAATATTGAGAAATTTCTCCGTAATAGACATTCAGGAAGGGTAAACCGTCTTCTTGAGTATGCGGGGGAGGATAGGGATATTCTTGATCCGTGGTACACTGATGATTTTGACACAACTTACAATGATGTGGTCAAAGGGTGTAAGGCTCTGCTGGAATTCATAAAGAAATATGATTTTAGTATGTAG
- a CDS encoding iron ABC transporter permease → MAKKYNIDIKWIVILIVVAFLVIFEVIPLSYLLIRSLFPKGSFSLESFKRVYTYDLNWTALINTLVISGLTTLFGVILAFPLAFLVGRTDMYGKKFFRTLFVTTYMVPPYVGAMAWLRLLNPNAGVLNKFLMQMFNLSKAPFNIYTVGGIVWVLTCFYYPYAFITISRAMEKMDPSLEEASKISGASPLKTLMTITIPMMTPSIIAAGLLVFVASASAFGIPSIIGAPGQIYTVTTRIIDFVHIGSDEGLNDAMVLAVFLMVIANIILYITTFVIGKRQYITMSGKSTRPNIVELGKWRMPITIIISIFSFFVVILPFVTVALTSFTVNMGKPIGLSNMSMSAWNKVFSRASILSSTKNSIIAGLAAAFFGIMISCIMAYLLQRTNVKGKRIPDFLITLGSGTPSVTIALALIISMSGKFKINIYNTLTIMIIAYMIKYMLMGMRTVVSAMSQVHPSLEEAAQISGANWLRMLKDVTLPLIGASIVAGFFLIFMPSFYELTMSTLLYSSNTKTIGYELYIYQTYHSQQVASALATAILLFVIIVNYLLNKLTKGQFSI, encoded by the coding sequence ATGGCAAAAAAATATAACATAGATATAAAGTGGATAGTCATACTTATTGTTGTAGCTTTCCTTGTAATATTTGAAGTTATCCCTTTATCTTATTTATTAATCCGTTCACTGTTTCCAAAGGGAAGTTTTTCTCTGGAATCCTTTAAGAGGGTATATACTTACGATCTGAACTGGACAGCGTTAATAAATACATTAGTGATTTCAGGATTAACTACATTATTTGGAGTTATACTGGCTTTCCCGCTGGCATTTCTTGTAGGAAGAACAGACATGTACGGTAAAAAGTTCTTCAGAACTCTATTTGTTACAACATATATGGTACCTCCATATGTGGGTGCGATGGCATGGCTGAGACTTCTGAACCCAAATGCAGGAGTTTTAAATAAATTTCTTATGCAGATGTTTAATCTGTCGAAGGCTCCCTTCAATATATATACGGTGGGAGGAATAGTATGGGTACTTACGTGCTTCTACTATCCTTATGCTTTTATAACAATATCAAGAGCGATGGAAAAAATGGATCCGTCATTGGAAGAAGCTTCTAAAATATCAGGAGCTTCGCCTCTTAAGACTTTAATGACTATTACCATTCCAATGATGACTCCGAGTATAATAGCTGCAGGACTTCTTGTATTCGTTGCTTCTGCATCGGCATTCGGTATACCTTCAATTATCGGAGCACCAGGACAGATATATACTGTAACTACACGTATCATTGACTTTGTTCACATTGGTTCTGATGAAGGACTTAATGATGCAATGGTGCTGGCAGTATTCCTTATGGTAATAGCAAACATCATTTTATACATTACAACTTTCGTAATTGGAAAAAGACAGTACATAACAATGAGTGGAAAATCTACAAGACCGAACATAGTGGAATTGGGAAAATGGAGAATGCCAATAACAATTATTATTTCAATTTTCTCATTCTTTGTAGTAATTTTGCCTTTTGTTACTGTGGCACTTACTTCCTTTACTGTAAATATGGGAAAACCTATTGGCCTTTCAAATATGTCCATGAGTGCATGGAATAAAGTATTCTCAAGGGCTTCCATATTAAGTTCAACTAAAAACAGTATAATTGCAGGACTTGCGGCGGCATTCTTTGGAATTATGATTTCATGCATAATGGCATACCTGCTGCAGAGAACTAACGTAAAAGGAAAAAGAATTCCTGACTTCCTTATAACTTTAGGTTCAGGTACTCCAAGTGTTACAATTGCCCTGGCATTAATAATATCCATGAGCGGAAAATTTAAAATTAACATCTACAATACTTTGACAATAATGATTATAGCCTATATGATAAAATACATGCTTATGGGAATGAGAACAGTCGTTTCTGCAATGAGCCAGGTCCATCCTTCACTGGAGGAAGCGGCACAGATTTCAGGTGCCAACTGGCTGCGTATGCTTAAAGATGTAACTCTTCCATTAATTGGGGCAAGTATCGTTGCAGGATTCTTCCTGATATTCATGCCTTCATTCTATGAACTGACAATGTCAACGCTACTTTATTCATCCAATACAAAAACAATAGGGTATGAACTGTATATTTACCAGACTTACCACAGTCAGCAGGTGGCAAGTGCCCTTGCAACGGCTATCTTATTATTTGTAATTATAGTAAACTATCTTTTAAATAAATTGACAAAAGGACAATTTTCAATATAG
- a CDS encoding ABC transporter ATP-binding protein — MASVTITGVTKSFGDIQVLQEFSQKFEDGEFITLLGPSGCGKTTMLRLIAGFEKPTSGEIYIGDRPVSGKDNFVSPEKREIGMVFQSYAVWPHMNVYDNIAYPLKIKKTSKKEIDERVTQALKTVHLEQYKDRFPSELSGGQQQRVALGRALVAHPEILLLDEPLSNLDAKLREEMRYEIKEITKKLKITVIYVTHDQIEAMTMSDRIVLINKGEVQQVGTPQEIYSRPKNVFVANFVGKVDFIKGKVENGNILLNNSNGQTLPNTSSYTKDVIVAIRPENVMLAEDGELTGKVFSKFYLGDCNDLRVEVGNGNILRVTARASTYDTLKIGEEVKLKVLEYFVFEDDGKDQTKIMT, encoded by the coding sequence ATGGCTTCGGTAACAATAACAGGGGTAACAAAATCATTTGGAGACATTCAGGTCTTACAGGAATTCAGCCAGAAATTTGAAGACGGGGAATTCATAACACTGCTAGGTCCTTCAGGTTGTGGAAAAACTACTATGCTAAGACTGATAGCAGGTTTTGAAAAACCCACAAGCGGAGAAATCTATATAGGCGACAGACCTGTATCAGGAAAAGATAATTTTGTATCTCCTGAAAAAAGGGAAATAGGAATGGTATTCCAGTCATATGCTGTATGGCCTCACATGAATGTGTACGATAATATTGCATACCCTTTAAAAATTAAGAAAACTAGTAAAAAAGAAATAGATGAAAGAGTCACTCAGGCTCTTAAAACTGTCCACCTTGAACAGTACAAGGACAGATTCCCTTCAGAACTGTCAGGAGGACAGCAGCAGAGGGTTGCTTTAGGAAGAGCTCTTGTAGCACATCCTGAAATACTTCTTCTGGATGAACCTTTATCAAACCTTGATGCGAAACTTAGGGAAGAAATGAGATATGAAATCAAGGAAATAACTAAAAAACTTAAAATTACAGTTATTTATGTAACCCACGACCAGATAGAAGCAATGACAATGAGTGACAGAATAGTGCTTATTAACAAAGGGGAAGTTCAGCAGGTGGGAACTCCTCAGGAAATCTATTCACGTCCTAAAAATGTGTTTGTTGCAAACTTTGTAGGAAAGGTAGATTTCATAAAGGGAAAAGTTGAAAATGGAAATATTCTCTTAAACAACAGTAATGGTCAGACTCTTCCTAATACAAGTTCTTACACGAAGGATGTCATAGTGGCAATAAGACCTGAAAATGTAATGCTTGCAGAAGATGGAGAACTGACAGGAAAAGTATTTTCAAAATTCTACCTTGGAGACTGCAATGACTTAAGGGTTGAAGTTGGAAACGGAAATATTTTAAGAGTTACTGCAAGGGCTTCCACTTACGATACTCTGAAGATAGGGGAAGAAGTAAAACTTAAGGTTCTTGAATATTTTGTGTTTGAAGATGATGGAAAAGACCAAACTAAAATAATGACATAA
- a CDS encoding NAD-dependent protein deacylase has protein sequence MNEIEKLQEIIDNSNKIVFFGGAGVSTESGIPDFRSADGLYSIKLDRHFSPEELVSHTMYLKYPEEFYDFYKKHLIYPDAEPNPAHYYLAELEKKGKLTAVITQNIDSLHEMAGSRKVLKLHGSVAKNTCMSCGKKYGLDEFLKLCNPVPHCPECDGIIKPDVTLYEESLDMTIFEEAIYHLTQADTLIIGGTSLVVYPAASLIQYFRGKNLILINKSVTSQDNYANLVIHDSIGKVFGKLK, from the coding sequence ATGAATGAAATAGAAAAACTTCAGGAAATAATTGATAACAGCAATAAAATTGTATTTTTTGGAGGGGCAGGAGTATCTACGGAATCTGGAATTCCTGACTTCAGAAGTGCCGATGGGCTGTACAGCATTAAACTTGACAGGCATTTCTCGCCGGAAGAACTTGTTTCCCATACAATGTATCTGAAATATCCTGAAGAATTTTATGATTTTTACAAGAAACATCTGATTTATCCTGATGCAGAGCCAAATCCTGCCCACTACTATCTGGCAGAACTTGAAAAGAAGGGTAAGCTGACTGCTGTAATCACCCAGAATATTGACAGCCTTCATGAAATGGCCGGAAGCAGGAAGGTACTTAAACTACATGGTTCCGTTGCCAAGAATACATGTATGTCATGTGGCAAGAAGTATGGTCTTGATGAGTTTTTAAAACTTTGTAATCCTGTTCCACACTGTCCTGAATGCGACGGAATTATTAAACCTGATGTTACGCTGTATGAAGAAAGCCTTGATATGACAATCTTTGAGGAAGCCATTTATCATCTAACACAGGCAGATACCCTTATTATTGGCGGAACTTCCCTCGTTGTATATCCTGCAGCTTCACTGATTCAGTACTTCAGAGGTAAAAATCTTATACTTATTAATAAATCAGTTACGTCCCAGGACAATTATGCAAACCTTGTTATTCATGACAGTATTGGAAAAGTATTCGGTAAGCTGAAATAA
- a CDS encoding NAD(P)-dependent oxidoreductase translates to MKQKVLVTGANGYIGKNVISYLLNNNIEVVAADISLNKISDKVRKIETDIFANTDYLFSNLENVKTCIHLAWRNGFVHNSITHLEDISLHYKFLKQIYESGIKNINVIGTMHEIGYWEGEVDNNTSTNPISFYGIAKNSLRQSLKILEEGDKELLIKWLRVFYIQGDDRNNNSIFSKILQKEEEGAKTFPFTTGKNKYDFVNIEILAEMISKAALQTDITGIINCCSGKPVSLKEKVESFLKENNLKIKLEYGIFPDRVYDSPAIWGNNNIISEIMKNE, encoded by the coding sequence ATGAAACAAAAGGTTTTAGTAACAGGAGCTAATGGCTACATAGGAAAAAATGTTATAAGTTATTTATTAAATAATAATATTGAAGTAGTAGCTGCTGATATTTCTTTAAATAAAATAAGTGATAAAGTAAGAAAAATAGAAACTGATATATTTGCAAATACAGACTATCTTTTTTCTAATTTAGAGAATGTGAAGACCTGTATTCATTTAGCATGGAGAAATGGTTTTGTACATAATTCCATTACTCATCTTGAGGATATTTCATTACATTATAAATTTTTAAAGCAAATATATGAATCTGGTATAAAAAATATAAATGTTATAGGAACTATGCATGAAATTGGATACTGGGAAGGAGAAGTTGATAACAATACTAGTACTAATCCTATTTCTTTTTATGGTATAGCAAAAAATAGCTTGAGACAATCTTTGAAAATATTAGAAGAGGGCGATAAGGAATTATTAATAAAATGGCTTAGAGTATTTTATATACAAGGTGATGATAGGAATAATAATTCTATTTTTTCTAAAATATTACAAAAAGAAGAAGAAGGTGCTAAAACTTTTCCATTTACTACAGGAAAAAATAAATATGACTTTGTTAATATAGAGATATTAGCAGAGATGATTTCAAAAGCGGCTTTACAAACTGATATAACTGGAATTATAAATTGTTGTTCCGGTAAACCTGTAAGTTTAAAAGAAAAAGTTGAATCATTTTTAAAAGAAAATAACTTAAAAATAAAATTAGAGTATGGTATATTTCCAGATCGGGTTTATGATTCTCCTGCCATATGGGGAAATAATAATATAATATCAGAAATAATGAAAAATGAGTAA
- the guaA gene encoding glutamine-hydrolyzing GMP synthase, whose translation MVKEKIIIVDFGSQYSQLIARRIREMEVYCEIVPMVDIEQIKNGEDKVKGIIFSGGPASVYEKDSPTADKAVFDLGIPILGICYGMQLITHLNGGKVEKAESREFGKAILEVLDDKNPLLSDIPKTSSIWMSHNDHITVLPEGFEIIARTDSSIAAITNNNGIYALQFHPEVVHSECGTEIISNFVFNICKCEKNWKIKNFIQEKTEAIKETVGDEHILLALSGGVDSSVAAVLINNAIGKQLTCMFVDTGLLRKDEGKKVLEYYKEHFDLNIVFVDAKDRFLNKLKGVDEPEAKRKIIGNEFIEVFNEEIRKLKGQEGAKFLAQGTIYPDVIESQSIKGPSHTIKSHHNVGGLPEDLKFELLEPLKELFKDEVRKVGHELGLPDTIINRHPFPGPGLGIRVIGEVTPDKVKILQEADDIFINELMAKGLYGKVDQAFVTLLPVKTVGVMGDQRTYEYVAAIRSVNTIDFMTATWSKLPYEFLEEVSNKIINKVNGINRIVYDISSKPPGTIEWE comes from the coding sequence ATTGTGAAAGAGAAAATCATAATTGTCGACTTCGGTTCGCAGTACAGCCAGCTTATTGCCAGAAGAATCAGGGAAATGGAAGTTTACTGTGAAATCGTGCCTATGGTTGACATTGAACAGATTAAGAATGGAGAAGATAAAGTCAAAGGGATAATCTTTTCAGGAGGTCCTGCCTCAGTTTATGAAAAAGATTCACCTACTGCAGATAAGGCAGTTTTTGATTTAGGAATTCCTATATTGGGAATATGTTATGGAATGCAGCTTATCACACATCTTAACGGTGGAAAAGTTGAGAAGGCTGAATCAAGAGAATTTGGAAAGGCAATTCTGGAAGTACTGGATGACAAGAATCCGCTTCTTTCGGATATTCCAAAAACTTCAAGCATATGGATGAGCCACAATGACCATATTACTGTACTTCCTGAAGGTTTTGAAATTATTGCCAGAACAGATTCATCAATTGCAGCCATTACAAACAATAATGGTATTTATGCACTGCAATTTCACCCGGAAGTAGTTCATTCTGAATGTGGAACTGAAATAATTTCAAACTTTGTTTTCAATATATGTAAATGTGAGAAAAACTGGAAAATCAAAAACTTTATACAGGAAAAAACAGAAGCAATAAAAGAAACTGTAGGAGACGAGCATATACTTCTTGCACTTTCAGGAGGGGTGGACTCTTCTGTGGCTGCCGTTCTGATTAACAATGCAATAGGAAAGCAGCTTACATGTATGTTTGTGGATACAGGGCTTCTGAGAAAGGATGAAGGAAAGAAAGTCCTTGAATACTATAAGGAGCATTTTGACCTGAATATTGTGTTCGTTGACGCAAAAGACAGATTCCTTAATAAGCTTAAAGGTGTGGATGAGCCTGAAGCCAAGAGAAAAATTATTGGAAATGAATTTATTGAAGTGTTCAATGAAGAAATTAGAAAACTTAAAGGACAGGAAGGGGCAAAATTCCTTGCACAGGGAACAATCTACCCTGATGTTATTGAATCACAGTCTATAAAAGGACCTTCTCATACTATAAAATCTCACCACAATGTAGGAGGACTGCCTGAAGACCTTAAATTTGAACTTCTTGAGCCTCTAAAAGAATTATTTAAGGATGAAGTAAGAAAAGTTGGGCATGAATTAGGACTGCCAGACACAATTATAAACAGACACCCATTCCCGGGACCGGGACTTGGAATAAGAGTTATCGGAGAAGTTACGCCTGACAAGGTAAAAATACTTCAGGAAGCTGACGACATCTTTATTAATGAGCTTATGGCAAAAGGTCTTTATGGAAAGGTGGATCAGGCATTTGTAACATTGCTTCCTGTGAAAACTGTAGGAGTAATGGGCGACCAGAGAACATACGAATATGTGGCTGCAATCCGTTCAGTAAATACTATCGACTTTATGACTGCCACATGGTCAAAACTGCCTTATGAATTCCTTGAGGAAGTGTCAAACAAGATTATAAACAAAGTAAATGGAATAAACAGAATTGTGTATGATATTTCTTCTAAGCCACCGGGAACTATTGAGTGGGAATAA
- the dinD gene encoding DNA damage-inducible protein D, whose protein sequence is MSNLKAKEYKKFEDIKYVRKDGREYWSARELADVLDYSQWRNFQKVIDRAMIACENSGHEITYDFAEVSKIVEAGATRKSIKDYELTRYACYLIVQNGDPRKEIIAFGQTYFAIQTYRQEVADHFNRLNEDRRRLVVRGDIKQWNQLLVETAHNAGVITNEEFSVFQNAGYMGLYGGLDVEDIHDRKGLTARQKILDYMGSTELIANLFRISQTEEKLRKDKIEGAESATKVHYSVGKEVRSAIEKIGGTMPEDLPVPEKSIQQIEKEQMKRLKDKAKKGKLMLDE, encoded by the coding sequence ATGTCAAATTTGAAAGCAAAAGAATATAAAAAATTTGAAGATATAAAATATGTCAGAAAAGATGGAAGAGAGTACTGGAGTGCAAGAGAACTTGCTGATGTACTTGATTATTCTCAATGGAGAAATTTTCAAAAGGTCATTGATAGAGCGATGATTGCTTGTGAAAATAGCGGTCATGAAATAACATACGATTTTGCTGAGGTCAGCAAAATCGTGGAAGCAGGAGCTACAAGGAAGTCTATTAAAGATTATGAGCTTACAAGATATGCTTGCTATTTAATTGTACAAAATGGTGATCCAAGAAAAGAAATCATCGCATTTGGTCAGACATATTTCGCTATACAAACATATCGTCAGGAAGTAGCAGACCATTTTAATCGGCTTAATGAAGATAGAAGGAGGCTTGTCGTTCGCGGAGACATAAAACAATGGAATCAACTTTTAGTTGAGACAGCACACAATGCAGGAGTTATTACAAACGAAGAATTCTCTGTATTCCAAAATGCAGGATATATGGGACTGTATGGTGGCTTAGATGTGGAAGATATCCATGACAGAAAGGGCTTGACTGCAAGACAAAAAATTCTAGATTACATGGGAAGCACTGAACTTATTGCCAATTTATTTAGAATTTCACAAACAGAAGAAAAACTAAGAAAAGATAAAATTGAAGGGGCAGAATCAGCAACAAAAGTTCACTATTCAGTGGGAAAAGAAGTTAGAAGTGCCATTGAAAAAATAGGTGGCACTATGCCTGAAGATTTACCTGTTCCGGAAAAAAGTATTCAACAGATAGAAAAAGAACAAATGAAACGTCTAAAAGATAAAGCTAAAAAGGGAAAATTGATGTTGGATGAATAA
- the rhuM gene encoding RhuM family protein: protein MNNEVILYKDGELELPVEVAPDKETVWLKVEEMAKLFDRDRSVIQRHIKNIFKENELEESLTCAKFAQVQNEGDRSIERTFNYYNLDMIISVGYRVKSPRGIAFRKWVASK from the coding sequence ATGAATAATGAAGTTATTCTTTATAAAGATGGTGAACTGGAACTTCCGGTGGAAGTAGCTCCTGACAAGGAAACTGTGTGGTTAAAAGTAGAAGAAATGGCAAAGCTTTTTGATAGAGACCGTTCTGTAATACAGAGACATATCAAAAATATATTTAAAGAAAATGAATTGGAAGAAAGCTTAACTTGTGCAAAATTTGCACAAGTTCAAAATGAAGGTGACAGGTCTATCGAAAGAACTTTTAATTACTACAATCTTGACATGATTATCTCTGTCGGATATAGGGTAAAATCTCCAAGAGGTATTGCTTTTAGAAAATGGGTTGCATCTAAATAA
- a CDS encoding dihydroorotate oxidase, translating into MSSTKTHVGKYEFENCLMNAAGVCCYDRNELEKMIHSEAGTFVTKSATLNPREGNPQPRYYDTELGCINSMGLPNLGIDYYLEYLLELQERLSERTFFLSMTGLSSEEIHILMKKVLDSGFKGPTELNLSCPNVPGKPQLAYDLQTTEQILSEVFEYFDRPLGIKLPPYFDIVHFDQAAAVFNKFPLTFVNCVNSIGNGLVINDESVVIKPKNGFGGIGGQYIKPTALANVHAFYQRLNPSIQIIGTGGVLTGRDAFEHILCGASMIQIGTSLEKEGTEVFSRVTHELKEIMDEKGYKTLEDFKGKLKYL; encoded by the coding sequence ATGTCATCAACAAAAACACATGTAGGAAAGTATGAATTTGAAAATTGTCTTATGAATGCCGCAGGAGTGTGCTGCTATGACCGTAATGAGCTGGAGAAAATGATTCACTCTGAAGCGGGAACTTTTGTAACAAAAAGTGCCACATTAAATCCTAGAGAAGGTAACCCTCAGCCACGTTATTACGACACTGAGCTTGGATGCATAAATTCTATGGGACTTCCAAATCTTGGAATTGACTACTATCTTGAATATCTTCTGGAACTGCAGGAAAGACTTTCTGAGCGTACATTCTTTCTGTCGATGACAGGACTGTCTTCTGAAGAAATCCATATATTAATGAAAAAAGTCCTTGATAGTGGATTCAAAGGTCCGACAGAACTGAACCTGTCCTGCCCGAATGTGCCTGGAAAACCTCAGCTGGCATATGATCTGCAGACTACTGAACAGATTCTCTCGGAAGTGTTTGAATATTTTGACAGACCACTAGGAATAAAGTTGCCACCATATTTTGATATTGTACATTTTGATCAGGCAGCCGCTGTTTTCAATAAATTTCCTCTCACATTTGTGAACTGTGTAAATAGTATCGGAAATGGACTTGTAATCAACGATGAGAGTGTCGTAATTAAGCCTAAAAACGGTTTTGGAGGAATTGGAGGGCAATATATAAAGCCTACTGCATTGGCAAACGTACACGCCTTCTATCAGCGTTTAAATCCATCTATACAGATTATCGGTACAGGAGGAGTTCTTACAGGCCGTGATGCATTTGAGCATATCCTGTGTGGAGCGAGCATGATTCAGATTGGAACTTCGCTTGAAAAGGAAGGAACTGAAGTATTTTCGAGAGTTACACATGAACTTAAGGAAATAATGGATGAAAAAGGTTATAAAACATTGGAAGATTTTAAAGGAAAACTGAAATATCTGTAG
- a CDS encoding DapH/DapD/GlmU-related protein: MEKSFYELWKLGINLIKTKIFFPKARLIRFPFDIRGKKYIKYGKDFTTGVGCRIEAYNFNNENSGIKAPQLIIGNNVQINDYVHLSCAESLIIEDNVLIASKVYISDLNHGNYSSLKSLEHSCPNEIVKDRKIFTKPVRISENVWLGENVTVLAGTTIGKNSIIGANALVSKDVPENCIAVGNPIKIIKKYNFETKEWEKI; this comes from the coding sequence ATGGAAAAGTCATTTTATGAATTGTGGAAATTGGGAATTAACTTAATTAAAACAAAAATATTTTTTCCAAAAGCCAGATTAATTCGTTTTCCGTTTGATATAAGAGGGAAAAAATATATAAAATATGGAAAAGATTTTACTACTGGTGTTGGATGTAGGATAGAGGCTTATAATTTTAATAATGAAAATTCAGGAATAAAAGCTCCTCAATTAATTATTGGAAATAACGTTCAAATAAATGACTATGTCCATTTATCTTGTGCAGAGTCACTTATTATAGAAGACAATGTATTAATTGCCAGTAAGGTTTATATTTCTGATTTAAATCATGGAAATTATTCTTCTTTAAAAAGCTTAGAGCATTCATGTCCCAATGAAATAGTAAAGGATAGAAAAATTTTTACAAAACCTGTAAGAATTTCTGAAAATGTCTGGTTAGGAGAAAATGTTACAGTTTTAGCAGGTACAACTATTGGAAAAAATTCTATAATTGGAGCGAATGCTCTAGTTTCAAAAGATGTACCAGAAAATTGTATTGCTGTTGGAAATCCTATAAAAATAATAAAAAAATATAATTTTGAAACAAAAGAATGGGAAAAAATATAA